The Legionella lytica genome has a segment encoding these proteins:
- the otsB gene encoding trehalose-phosphatase has product MNNIKGIIFDMDGVVTQTATLHFEAWKTTLDEFLLELNPTENKLFTEEDYFYYLDGMPRNEGLSNFLTSRKITSYNHQAKWIRQLSDKKNKYFQKLLKKQPVDYFSDTLQFIEFLLLHKYQIALISSSKNCVPILQSANIEHLFPVYVDGIISEQLNIAGKPEPDIFLEAAKRLKLPPQECLVIEDALSGVKAAKNGQFGKVIALDRNKKLYPQFLELKPDYILPDLSKAQQLFNIEIRHKQPMYGLTALPSIHRLMKHCYQFIIFLDYDGTLTPIVERPEQAILSPSMHDCLNSLSQEYLTVIISGRELNDLKGHIKISTLFYSGNHGLEFIGPQSYYQMGAEFKEEIGELYDCLSQKLKQISGCLIENKTFSLSVHYRLVDNENVKLIEKQIDAALANYPRLKKHYGKKVYEIRPNILWNKGIASNAILEKFKLNNPHLIPIYIGDDVSDEDAFEVFQTKGITIKVEQNPSDTKANYFLNSPLEVQRFLTQLSFLKEI; this is encoded by the coding sequence ATGAATAATATTAAAGGGATAATATTTGACATGGATGGAGTGGTTACGCAGACAGCTACTCTTCATTTTGAAGCTTGGAAAACCACATTAGATGAGTTTTTACTCGAACTAAATCCTACCGAAAATAAACTATTTACCGAGGAAGATTATTTTTATTACTTAGATGGTATGCCTCGAAATGAAGGTCTTTCTAATTTCTTAACTTCTCGCAAAATTACATCGTATAACCATCAAGCAAAATGGATCAGACAATTGTCTGATAAAAAAAATAAATATTTTCAAAAATTATTAAAAAAACAACCGGTAGATTATTTTTCTGATACCCTACAATTTATTGAGTTTCTTTTGCTCCATAAGTATCAAATTGCTCTAATATCTTCCAGCAAAAACTGTGTTCCTATTTTGCAAAGTGCCAACATTGAGCACCTCTTTCCTGTATATGTAGATGGAATTATTTCGGAACAATTAAATATTGCAGGAAAACCAGAGCCTGATATTTTTCTTGAAGCGGCAAAGCGATTAAAATTGCCACCTCAAGAATGTTTAGTTATTGAAGATGCACTATCTGGAGTAAAAGCTGCTAAAAATGGGCAGTTTGGAAAAGTTATCGCACTCGATAGAAACAAGAAACTATATCCTCAATTTCTTGAGTTAAAACCGGATTACATTCTTCCTGACCTATCCAAAGCACAACAACTTTTTAATATTGAAATCCGCCACAAACAGCCAATGTACGGATTAACCGCTCTACCTTCTATTCACCGCCTGATGAAACATTGTTATCAATTTATCATTTTCTTAGATTATGACGGCACCCTTACGCCCATTGTAGAGAGACCTGAACAGGCGATTTTATCTCCCTCCATGCACGATTGCCTCAATAGCCTTTCCCAAGAATATCTAACCGTGATAATAAGCGGCCGGGAGCTTAATGATTTAAAAGGGCATATTAAGATTTCTACCCTTTTTTATTCAGGAAATCATGGTCTTGAATTCATCGGGCCTCAATCTTATTATCAAATGGGCGCCGAGTTTAAAGAAGAAATCGGTGAACTCTACGACTGTCTATCCCAAAAACTTAAACAAATTTCTGGCTGTCTTATTGAAAATAAGACCTTCTCACTCTCTGTGCATTATCGTTTAGTAGATAACGAAAACGTGAAATTAATCGAAAAGCAAATTGATGCGGCTTTAGCAAATTACCCCCGATTAAAAAAGCATTACGGCAAAAAAGTATATGAAATCAGACCCAATATATTATGGAATAAAGGCATTGCATCTAATGCTATTTTAGAAAAGTTTAAATTAAATAATCCTCATTTAATCCCCATATATATTGGTGATGATGTGTCTGATGAGGATGCATTTGAAGTTTTTCAAACGAAAGGGATCACTATTAAAGTAGAACAAAATCCCTCAGATACTAAAGCAAATTATTTTTTAAATTCACCTTTAGAAGTACAAAGGTTTCTAACCCAACTATCTTTCTTAAAGGAAATTTAA
- a CDS encoding class II glutamine amidotransferase, translating into MCRFVAYIGEKDILLSELLIKPSNSLVKQSLISRESRTVTNGDGFGLGWYTSYNKTPALFTSLFPAWNDQNLKYLAKNTRASLFFGHIRAASTGGISQFNCHPFIYKNWLFMHNGWIPYFKKVRRDIQNLLDDDIYNWIKGTTDSELIFALFLQLAKKMKIRNANDIQATLLEALHIINNLVNEHYKNGVCYFNICITNGKYTVAFRYCTSAQAKPETMYFFEDPITKHVIITSEKLSSKDMKWIAIPRNTGLLVDPEFNISLKELS; encoded by the coding sequence ATGTGCCGATTCGTAGCCTATATTGGAGAAAAAGACATCTTATTATCCGAGCTTTTAATTAAGCCGAGCAATTCTCTTGTGAAGCAAAGCCTTATTTCCAGAGAATCAAGGACGGTAACTAATGGAGATGGATTTGGTTTGGGGTGGTATACTTCCTATAATAAAACGCCAGCCCTATTTACCTCATTATTTCCTGCATGGAACGATCAAAATTTAAAATATCTTGCAAAAAATACACGAGCATCTCTTTTCTTTGGACACATAAGAGCTGCAAGTACAGGTGGTATTTCTCAATTTAATTGCCATCCATTTATCTATAAAAATTGGTTGTTTATGCATAATGGATGGATTCCCTATTTTAAAAAGGTAAGACGCGACATTCAAAATTTATTAGATGATGATATTTATAATTGGATAAAAGGAACCACCGACTCGGAGTTAATTTTTGCTTTATTTTTGCAATTGGCAAAAAAAATGAAAATTAGAAATGCAAATGACATCCAAGCAACCTTATTAGAGGCATTACATATCATTAATAACTTAGTGAATGAGCATTATAAAAATGGAGTGTGCTATTTTAATATTTGCATTACTAATGGAAAATACACTGTTGCTTTTCGTTATTGCACCTCAGCTCAAGCTAAGCCTGAAACCATGTATTTCTTTGAAGATCCGATTACAAAGCATGTGATTATCACCTCCGAAAAACTATCTTCCAAGGACATGAAATGGATAGCAATCCCACGCAATACTGGCTTGTTAGTTGATCCCGAATTTAACATTTCGCTAAAAGAGCTTTCCTAG
- a CDS encoding YbdK family carboxylate-amine ligase has protein sequence MKELLFKESSNFSIGMELEFQIINPESLSLISRASEVLENIQGSPYQQQIKPELTQSMIEINSSIHYNVADLHREFQKLYGFLLAQASALDISFCGGGVHPFHQWNMQELYVKNKKIASFGRKYKFLAQQATVFGQHVHIGCNNAEHALYLIHALSRFVPHFIAIAASSPFYQGVDTGFVSARSTLFKAFPFSGVIPFFKSWSDFSNYFYKMRDLGVVNELGDFLWDIRPQPSFGTVEVRVCDTPLTLNTAILIAAYVQTLAFYLLEEKPIEICPTLYSFYDYNYFQASRYGFNGDIIDVANEKHHLIDQDILDTVKRIKKYASKLQTEKFLLLLEETIKNKKNDAEELRTIYNEKSSLQEVVWNQCQLWAKSVH, from the coding sequence ATGAAAGAATTACTCTTTAAAGAGTCCTCAAATTTCTCAATTGGCATGGAACTGGAGTTTCAAATTATTAATCCGGAATCATTGTCCTTAATTTCGCGTGCCAGTGAAGTTTTGGAAAACATTCAGGGAAGCCCGTATCAACAACAAATCAAGCCTGAACTTACTCAAAGTATGATTGAGATTAATTCTTCCATTCATTATAACGTCGCTGACTTACATCGAGAGTTTCAAAAATTATATGGTTTTTTATTGGCGCAAGCTTCAGCGTTAGACATTTCTTTCTGTGGAGGAGGGGTACATCCTTTTCACCAGTGGAATATGCAAGAGCTCTATGTTAAAAATAAAAAAATTGCTTCCTTTGGTAGAAAATATAAATTTCTAGCGCAACAAGCGACTGTATTTGGTCAACATGTTCATATAGGCTGTAATAATGCGGAGCATGCACTGTATTTAATACATGCACTTTCACGTTTTGTACCTCATTTTATTGCAATTGCAGCCTCATCACCTTTTTATCAAGGAGTTGATACTGGATTTGTTTCGGCACGATCAACTCTTTTTAAGGCTTTTCCCTTTAGTGGAGTCATTCCTTTTTTTAAAAGCTGGTCGGATTTTTCTAACTATTTTTATAAAATGCGTGATTTAGGGGTCGTAAACGAGTTGGGAGATTTTTTATGGGACATTAGACCTCAGCCCTCTTTTGGCACAGTAGAAGTTAGGGTTTGTGATACCCCTTTAACATTAAATACCGCAATTTTAATCGCTGCGTATGTGCAAACCTTAGCTTTCTATCTCTTAGAAGAAAAGCCTATAGAAATTTGTCCCACTTTATATTCTTTTTATGATTATAATTACTTTCAGGCCAGCAGATATGGATTTAATGGAGATATTATTGATGTTGCTAATGAAAAACATCATTTAATTGATCAAGACATACTGGATACCGTAAAAAGAATAAAAAAATATGCTTCTAAACTACAAACAGAGAAATTTCTTCTTTTGCTAGAGGAGACTATAAAAAATAAAAAAAATGATGCTGAAGAATTGAGAACTATTTATAATGAAAAGAGTTCTTTGCAGGAAGTTGTATGGAATCAATGCCAATTATGGGCAAAAAGCGTCCATTAA
- a CDS encoding bifunctional helix-turn-helix transcriptional regulator/GNAT family N-acetyltransferase, which translates to MNLEEIDELRFYSRELIREFGFLNESTKNENLNFAQIHLLLECDRHGSIDQQFLAKNLRINKSYVSRLVKSLVALGYVDFYEAEHDKRNKPIYLTSLGLEKVCEINTNARSQVLSALNYVAPEEQMKIIEGLQLYSRALKKSRDFQGITIRRVEPQDNEQLCILIKSVLSEFGANKPGFAYMDEETSSMYEFYQEKGRSYYIVQKDNKVIGGVGFAPLLGASPDICELRKMYLDKEARGLGLGNELLNLAINEAKSLYKTMYLETLSHMTQAISLYCKVGFNYLSQPMGDTGHYSCDTWMMKKIS; encoded by the coding sequence ATGAATTTAGAGGAAATTGATGAGTTAAGATTTTATTCACGAGAGCTTATACGTGAATTTGGATTTTTAAATGAATCCACAAAAAATGAAAATTTAAATTTTGCTCAAATTCATTTATTGTTGGAATGTGATCGCCATGGGTCTATTGATCAGCAGTTTTTAGCGAAAAATTTAAGAATTAATAAGTCGTACGTAAGCCGGCTAGTTAAGTCTTTAGTCGCTCTTGGATATGTTGATTTTTATGAAGCGGAGCATGATAAAAGAAATAAACCCATCTATCTGACTAGCCTTGGATTGGAGAAGGTGTGCGAGATTAATACCAATGCCAGAAGTCAGGTTTTATCCGCATTGAACTATGTAGCACCAGAGGAGCAAATGAAAATAATTGAGGGATTACAGCTTTACAGTCGCGCCTTAAAAAAATCACGTGATTTTCAAGGAATAACCATACGTCGTGTTGAGCCGCAAGATAACGAGCAATTGTGTATTTTAATAAAATCAGTATTAAGTGAATTTGGCGCGAATAAACCTGGCTTTGCCTACATGGATGAAGAAACAAGCTCAATGTATGAGTTTTATCAAGAAAAAGGTAGGTCATACTACATTGTCCAAAAAGATAATAAGGTTATTGGTGGAGTAGGATTTGCTCCTTTACTTGGTGCAAGTCCTGACATTTGTGAATTAAGAAAAATGTATTTAGATAAAGAGGCTAGGGGATTGGGACTTGGTAATGAGCTATTAAATCTGGCTATTAATGAGGCGAAATCACTGTATAAAACGATGTACCTAGAAACCTTATCTCATATGACACAAGCCATATCATTGTATTGTAAGGTCGGATTTAATTACCTGTCACAACCTATGGGGGATACAGGCCATTACAGTTGTGACACATGGATGATGAAGAAGATTTCATAA
- a CDS encoding neutral/alkaline ceramidase, translating into MSSRRTKGFRLFYIISLLLFNTSYAEGYPFQIGAGIYDITGAAAEINMMGYAAPLQFTKGIHSRLWSRAFIIASPTNDQRVVFVSADLGMAFQSVKQGVVKKLKEHFGTLYNDKNLMISATHTHAGSGGYAFETLYNFTARGFYKDNYDVVVNGITQSIIRAHNNLEPGTIYIEESELTNTTKNRSIKAYLKNPEEERALYEHNTDKSFTLLKLVNDQGEPIGMINWHAVHGVSMSKGNTLISGDNKGYASYLFEQEMHSNYLENKTFVAAFAQANEGDASPNIFDTVADGNCGEMTCVDIQHTYVIGKRQYKKAKELFTHANEPIGEGLDYRHQYLDMEHTNVRSEFTGSQEESTCTAALGYSFGAGTSDGVGLDFLFSQGQLEADSFVNFLRNIIATPTQEMAQCQHPKPILLAVGLNQPAWVPHNMPIQLFKIGHLVIAGVPGEFTTMSGRRLKKLLKDTFQEQVSHVVIAGLSNSYAGYVTTPEEYSQQNYEGGFTVFGKWTLPAYLQGFKGLALDMMNQRETDTGPIPEDLSSNTGSLIFPVLFDDKWPLIPFGSVHEQPQEEYQPGDIVHVSFWAGHPRNNLETMKGFLEVQHLLPNGEWETIAHDWDFNTVYRWERIGIAYAYGHVYWKIAKNIPAGTYRIYHSGHYKFGWDQQIYSYEGVSDTFKVS; encoded by the coding sequence ATGAGTTCAAGGAGAACTAAGGGATTCAGATTATTCTATATAATTAGTTTGTTACTATTCAATACGAGTTACGCAGAGGGCTATCCTTTTCAAATTGGTGCTGGGATTTATGATATTACCGGTGCTGCTGCAGAAATTAATATGATGGGTTATGCGGCCCCGTTGCAATTCACTAAGGGGATTCATTCTCGTTTATGGTCGCGTGCTTTTATTATTGCTTCGCCTACTAATGATCAACGAGTAGTTTTCGTTAGTGCAGATCTTGGCATGGCCTTTCAGTCGGTTAAACAGGGTGTTGTTAAAAAACTAAAAGAGCATTTTGGTACGCTTTATAATGATAAAAACTTAATGATCAGTGCCACGCATACCCATGCGGGTTCTGGCGGTTATGCTTTTGAAACCTTATATAATTTTACTGCACGTGGTTTTTATAAAGATAATTATGATGTTGTGGTAAACGGCATTACCCAATCGATTATTCGCGCTCATAATAATTTGGAACCCGGTACGATTTATATTGAGGAATCAGAACTAACGAATACTACTAAAAACCGTTCAATTAAAGCCTATTTAAAAAATCCTGAAGAAGAGCGGGCTCTTTATGAACATAATACGGATAAATCGTTTACTTTGTTGAAGTTAGTTAATGATCAGGGCGAGCCAATTGGTATGATTAATTGGCATGCAGTCCATGGTGTATCAATGAGTAAGGGAAATACACTGATTAGTGGCGATAATAAAGGCTATGCTTCGTACCTCTTTGAACAAGAGATGCATAGCAATTATCTTGAAAACAAAACTTTTGTTGCGGCCTTTGCTCAGGCGAATGAAGGGGATGCTAGCCCTAATATTTTTGATACGGTTGCTGATGGTAATTGTGGTGAAATGACCTGTGTTGATATTCAACATACCTATGTTATTGGTAAACGCCAATATAAAAAGGCTAAAGAGCTATTTACTCATGCCAATGAACCTATTGGTGAGGGTTTGGACTATCGCCATCAATACTTAGATATGGAACATACGAATGTACGTAGCGAGTTTACGGGGAGTCAAGAAGAATCCACTTGCACTGCTGCTTTGGGTTATTCTTTTGGTGCCGGAACTTCGGATGGTGTAGGGTTGGATTTTTTATTCAGCCAAGGCCAATTGGAAGCTGATTCTTTTGTGAATTTTTTACGTAATATTATTGCTACTCCTACTCAAGAAATGGCTCAATGTCAGCATCCTAAGCCAATTTTATTGGCCGTTGGACTGAATCAACCCGCTTGGGTTCCTCACAATATGCCTATTCAGCTATTTAAAATTGGTCATTTGGTGATCGCGGGTGTTCCAGGTGAGTTTACCACCATGTCAGGCCGTAGGCTGAAAAAATTATTAAAAGATACTTTTCAAGAACAGGTTTCACATGTGGTTATTGCTGGACTTAGTAATTCTTACGCGGGTTATGTCACTACGCCAGAGGAATATAGTCAGCAAAATTATGAAGGTGGTTTTACTGTTTTTGGAAAATGGACTTTACCTGCTTATTTGCAGGGTTTTAAAGGCTTAGCCCTCGATATGATGAATCAACGGGAAACGGACACAGGCCCTATACCGGAAGATTTAAGTTCTAATACAGGAAGTTTGATTTTTCCTGTTTTGTTTGATGATAAATGGCCGCTGATTCCATTTGGTAGTGTGCATGAACAACCTCAAGAAGAATATCAACCAGGCGATATTGTCCATGTTTCTTTTTGGGCAGGGCATCCACGAAATAATTTAGAAACGATGAAAGGCTTCTTGGAGGTGCAACATTTACTTCCTAACGGTGAATGGGAAACTATTGCCCATGATTGGGATTTTAATACGGTTTATCGCTGGGAGCGCATTGGTATAGCCTATGCCTATGGACATGTCTATTGGAAAATCGCTAAGAATATTCCCGCAGGTACTTACCGTATTTACCATTCAGGGCATTATAAATTTGGTTGGGATCAACAGATTTATTCTTATGAAGGGGTATCTGATACGTTTAAAGTGAGTTAA
- the ygiD gene encoding 4,5-DOPA-extradiol-dioxygenase has translation MTHHKPQRAKRMPVLFIGHGSPMNAIEINEFTECLHALGKKIPTPKAILCISAHWLTEGTWVTHMPQPKTIHDFYGFPKALFDVEYPAPGSPEIADLVKSTIKTPTVHPDNETWGLDHGTWSVLRHLYPKANIPVVQLSIYLEQSGEYHYRIGQQLQSLRDQGILIVGSGNVVHNLPLIAWGKAPKPYPWAIQFDAWIKEMLIARNIHALTTQYANTEAGKLSVPTPDHYYPLLYTLGAADDEDEISFIYEGIQNSSISMRTLSFGLK, from the coding sequence ATGACGCACCATAAGCCTCAGCGTGCTAAGCGCATGCCTGTGTTATTTATTGGTCATGGCTCTCCGATGAATGCCATTGAAATAAATGAATTTACCGAATGCCTACACGCATTAGGGAAAAAAATCCCAACACCAAAAGCGATTCTTTGTATTTCAGCCCATTGGTTAACTGAGGGCACTTGGGTAACTCATATGCCCCAGCCAAAAACAATTCATGATTTTTATGGATTTCCAAAAGCACTTTTCGATGTTGAATATCCAGCACCAGGCTCTCCTGAAATTGCTGATTTAGTGAAATCCACAATAAAAACACCTACTGTGCACCCAGATAATGAAACATGGGGATTAGATCATGGAACATGGTCCGTGTTGCGTCATTTATATCCCAAAGCAAATATTCCTGTCGTGCAATTGAGTATCTACTTGGAGCAGTCTGGGGAGTATCATTATCGCATTGGTCAGCAATTACAATCGCTTCGTGACCAAGGAATACTTATTGTAGGTAGCGGTAATGTCGTACATAACTTACCGCTAATCGCGTGGGGGAAGGCTCCAAAACCCTATCCATGGGCAATTCAATTTGATGCCTGGATAAAAGAAATGCTCATTGCCCGAAACATTCACGCCTTAACAACACAATATGCCAATACCGAAGCTGGGAAATTAAGTGTGCCGACCCCAGATCATTATTATCCTTTGCTTTATACACTAGGGGCGGCCGATGATGAGGATGAGATTTCATTTATATATGAAGGAATACAAAACAGCTCCATTTCAATGCGCACGTTGAGTTTTGGATTGAAATAG
- a CDS encoding protein kinase domain-containing protein: protein MITINPANIHPDYSKKLATFFNSQAKNINVWNAGQHYTFEDGTQFQFTSDVVKRQRKEGKGGYRYEFISDRLLGTGKFGEVYEIEGTLAVSSDEVQFKPLGLNNKTRAVKIQRHYAQNPIDVVFQEYSLSLEASHLGIKHPTIEGSTSYTVMKKLKGQELFTIIVEDLDGIHFLTLKQRAELTRALLNALKEQVTDKGIIHRDVKNENILVDLDSGLVSFFDFGLSVKVDALDGKSCGTAAYAPPEIFFKGKQTVKIDVFSLGRVLALIWRVDTASYTEDVRRCSQNSLHVNLNSLFSGLGNIDADNKEIIRSMLKGMLQADVDARFTIEQAIALFSQVTLAPITPELNFQSTRPTELLDKNTVFIQNDLVKIKIQAMQLSLPQNQVGLNSELKLKIDALARDLHSKIDKLSEIASQKRNQDLSTQIREAQQLIREHKSTFEHYNVGSILTNIGLDFMTITLANLDLNMEPLPASSENQFVFFKGTKTTPTNVLPEETDKAIEKPTNKTQ, encoded by the coding sequence ATGATCACGATTAATCCAGCAAATATCCATCCAGATTACTCAAAAAAACTCGCCACATTTTTTAATTCACAAGCAAAAAATATTAATGTGTGGAATGCAGGACAACATTACACATTCGAAGATGGTACTCAATTTCAATTTACTTCTGATGTGGTAAAACGCCAACGTAAAGAGGGAAAAGGCGGATATCGGTATGAGTTTATTAGCGATCGCCTTCTTGGAACAGGTAAATTTGGTGAGGTTTATGAAATAGAAGGCACTTTAGCTGTTAGCTCTGATGAAGTTCAGTTTAAACCTCTGGGTCTAAATAACAAAACGCGTGCCGTGAAAATTCAACGACACTATGCTCAAAACCCTATTGATGTCGTCTTCCAAGAATATAGTTTGTCTCTAGAGGCAAGCCATTTAGGGATAAAACACCCTACAATCGAGGGATCAACTAGCTATACAGTAATGAAAAAGCTCAAAGGCCAAGAATTATTTACCATTATCGTTGAAGATCTTGATGGTATCCATTTCTTAACTTTAAAACAAAGGGCTGAACTGACTCGAGCATTGTTAAATGCATTAAAAGAACAAGTAACAGACAAGGGAATTATTCATCGCGATGTAAAAAACGAGAATATTTTAGTAGATTTAGACTCTGGGCTCGTGAGCTTTTTTGATTTTGGCTTAAGTGTAAAGGTTGATGCACTTGATGGAAAAAGCTGTGGGACAGCAGCTTATGCTCCTCCAGAAATATTTTTTAAGGGCAAACAAACCGTTAAAATTGATGTTTTTTCTTTAGGCAGAGTTTTAGCTCTTATCTGGCGTGTTGACACAGCGAGCTATACTGAAGATGTGAGACGTTGCAGCCAAAATTCTCTGCATGTAAATTTAAACTCATTATTTTCCGGGTTAGGGAATATCGATGCTGATAACAAAGAAATCATTCGCTCAATGCTAAAAGGAATGCTACAGGCTGATGTAGATGCACGATTTACAATTGAACAGGCTATTGCTTTATTTAGTCAAGTAACCCTTGCACCAATCACTCCTGAACTAAATTTTCAGTCCACTCGCCCCACAGAACTATTAGATAAAAACACCGTATTTATTCAAAATGATTTGGTTAAAATCAAAATACAAGCGATGCAACTCTCTTTGCCTCAAAACCAGGTTGGTTTAAATTCTGAGCTAAAACTAAAAATAGATGCTCTAGCCCGGGATTTACATAGTAAAATTGATAAATTATCTGAAATAGCCTCTCAAAAGAGGAACCAGGATTTATCCACACAAATTAGAGAGGCTCAGCAACTGATTAGAGAACACAAAAGCACGTTTGAGCACTACAATGTGGGTTCTATTCTGACTAATATTGGGTTGGATTTTATGACGATAACTTTAGCCAATTTAGACTTAAACATGGAGCCTCTTCCTGCCAGCAGTGAAAATCAATTTGTTTTTTTTAAAGGAACAAAAACAACCCCCACCAATGTCTTACCTGAAGAAACTGATAAGGCTATTGAAAAACCAACAAATAAGACGCAATAA